A single region of the Pseudomonadota bacterium genome encodes:
- the uvrC gene encoding excinuclease ABC subunit UvrC, which yields MTAIDPTITAERLEYLRLQATHAPEEPGVYLMRDDARVVIYVGKAKDLRARLRTYFAGDGTGDGRFQIGYLLQRVIAFETIVTQTEQQAFLLERDLISKYKPRYNIRLKDDRAYLSIRIDEAAEWPRIELVRRPENDGATYYGPYAFSGELRNILEVIKKVVPLRSCSDPVLYNRQRPCLEYQMKRCCAPCCLPVQPEEYRDLVKQARAILQGKTAATIKQLAGKMEESAAGLNFEQAAAWRDRIELLTNFQEGRSLTSFRGEDRDVFGVVREGAQAALCVLLVRYGRITETKSFILDDVRLSDEELLESAVQQFYQADRHIPSEILVPCELENATLIEAGLAGRAGYKVEVAFPQRGSKARLISIAELNARHAFQGSLTHESRWEQVASALAQMVGLKQVPRRVECVDISNFQGSDTVGASVAFFDGVADKGAYRRYKLSQQGKPDDFASIYEVVSRRLKRGISEEDLPDLLVIDGGAGQLSSALQARDELNLSVEIIALAKMRTEGELQAREVERKPERLYIPGREEPLALEEGHLVTSFLSRIRDEVHRFVITFHRQTRSRRVFRSVLDTVLGVSPESRNRLIRHFKTVEGIRSAELAAVAATGKISVLLAKKIQSKLRERT from the coding sequence TCACTGCAGAACGGCTTGAGTATTTAAGGCTTCAGGCAACCCATGCTCCTGAAGAGCCGGGGGTGTATCTAATGCGCGATGACGCGCGTGTTGTAATCTATGTTGGAAAGGCCAAGGACCTGCGCGCGCGCTTAAGAACATATTTTGCGGGTGATGGTACTGGTGATGGTCGCTTTCAGATCGGATATCTCCTGCAACGGGTGATAGCCTTCGAGACGATCGTTACACAGACGGAGCAGCAGGCGTTCTTACTAGAACGTGACCTAATTAGTAAGTACAAGCCGCGCTATAATATCCGTCTTAAGGACGACAGGGCCTACCTCTCTATCAGGATCGATGAAGCCGCAGAGTGGCCCCGAATTGAGCTAGTTCGTAGACCCGAGAACGATGGCGCAACCTACTATGGGCCGTACGCTTTTAGTGGAGAGCTCCGAAATATCCTTGAGGTAATTAAGAAAGTTGTTCCTTTACGTTCCTGCTCGGACCCTGTGCTCTATAATCGCCAGCGCCCCTGTCTCGAATATCAGATGAAGCGGTGCTGCGCCCCATGTTGCTTGCCTGTGCAACCAGAGGAGTATCGAGATCTTGTAAAGCAGGCGCGCGCAATTCTGCAGGGTAAAACAGCGGCTACTATTAAACAGCTAGCCGGAAAGATGGAGGAGTCTGCAGCAGGGCTCAATTTTGAGCAGGCTGCCGCTTGGCGCGACCGGATCGAGCTTCTTACCAATTTTCAGGAGGGGCGCTCCCTGACCTCCTTTCGTGGCGAGGACCGCGATGTTTTTGGTGTCGTGCGCGAGGGTGCTCAGGCCGCTTTGTGTGTGCTCCTGGTTAGGTACGGGCGCATCACAGAGACGAAGTCCTTTATACTCGACGATGTGCGCCTCTCAGATGAGGAGCTGCTCGAATCGGCTGTGCAGCAGTTCTATCAGGCCGATCGTCACATTCCATCAGAGATCCTCGTACCCTGCGAGCTTGAGAACGCAACTTTGATTGAGGCGGGGCTTGCTGGTAGGGCCGGCTATAAGGTTGAAGTTGCTTTTCCACAGCGTGGCTCAAAGGCACGCCTTATCTCCATAGCGGAGCTAAATGCGCGGCATGCGTTTCAGGGCTCCCTAACGCACGAATCGCGCTGGGAACAGGTCGCCTCCGCGCTAGCTCAGATGGTAGGGCTTAAGCAGGTGCCGCGACGGGTTGAGTGTGTTGATATCTCTAATTTCCAGGGCTCAGACACCGTTGGGGCCTCGGTTGCTTTCTTTGATGGGGTCGCCGACAAGGGGGCTTACCGGCGGTACAAACTGTCTCAGCAGGGCAAGCCGGACGACTTTGCATCGATCTACGAGGTGGTTTCGCGGCGCCTCAAGCGCGGTATAAGTGAGGAAGATCTTCCGGACCTTTTGGTTATCGATGGAGGGGCAGGGCAACTTTCAAGTGCGCTTCAGGCACGGGATGAGTTGAATTTATCCGTTGAGATTATAGCACTTGCAAAGATGCGAACTGAGGGGGAGCTACAGGCGCGCGAGGTCGAACGTAAGCCTGAGCGGCTCTATATACCCGGCAGAGAGGAGCCGCTAGCGCTCGAAGAGGGCCATCTGGTGACTAGCTTCCTCTCTAGGATTAGGGATGAGGTGCACCGCTTCGTTATTACATTCCACCGCCAGACCCGCTCGCGTCGGGTTTTTCGTTCTGTGCTAGATACCGTACTAGGGGTCTCACCAGAGAGCAGAAATCGGCTAATCCGACACTTTAAGACGGTTGAGGGGATACGTAGCGCCGAGCTGGCTGCGGTCGCGGCAACGGGTAAGATCTCAGTATTGCTTGCAAAGAAGATCCAGAGCAAGCTTAGGGAGAGAACGTAG